A DNA window from Thiopseudomonas alkaliphila contains the following coding sequences:
- a CDS encoding carboxyl transferase domain-containing protein, with protein MATLHTKINTRSPEFAANAQAMQEQVDDLRALLNTVSQGGGQAAQQRHESRGKLLVRDRINALLDPGSAFLEVSPLAAYEVYEDNIAAAGVVAGIGRVEGVECMIIANDATVKGGTYYPLTVKKHIRAQTIAQQNRLPCIYLVDSGGANLPNQDEVFPDREHFGRIFFNQANMSAQGIPQIAVVMGSCTAGGAYVPAMADETIMVRNQATIFLAGPPLVKAATGEVVTAEELGGADTHCRISGVADHYAEDDHHALALARRCISNLNWKKLGEIQTRAVQAPLYDAQELYGVIPADAKQPFDVREIIARLVDGSEFDEFKALFGTTLVCGFAHLHGYPVAILANNGILFAEAAQKGAHFIELACQRGIPLIFLQNITGFMVGKKYEEGGIAKHGAKLVTAVACAQVPKFTVLVGGSFGAGNYGMCGRAYDPRFLWMWPNARIGVMGGEQAAGVLAQVKREQTERAGGTLSAEEEAAIKQPILEQYERQGHPYYSSARLWDDGVIDPAQTREVLGLALSATLNAPIEPTKFGVFRM; from the coding sequence ATGGCCACCCTGCACACTAAAATTAATACCCGCTCTCCTGAATTTGCTGCCAATGCACAAGCGATGCAAGAGCAAGTCGATGATCTTCGCGCCTTGTTAAACACCGTCAGTCAAGGTGGTGGTCAAGCCGCTCAACAACGCCATGAGTCCCGCGGCAAACTATTAGTGCGCGATCGAATCAATGCCCTACTCGATCCAGGCTCGGCTTTTTTAGAGGTTTCGCCTCTCGCTGCTTACGAAGTCTATGAAGATAATATTGCTGCCGCTGGCGTAGTGGCCGGTATTGGTCGCGTAGAAGGCGTTGAGTGCATGATTATTGCCAACGATGCCACGGTAAAAGGCGGTACTTATTATCCGCTAACCGTTAAAAAACATATTCGCGCGCAAACCATTGCTCAGCAAAACCGTCTGCCATGCATTTACTTAGTGGACTCAGGCGGCGCTAACCTGCCCAACCAAGACGAAGTGTTCCCTGACCGCGAGCACTTTGGTCGAATTTTCTTTAACCAAGCCAATATGAGCGCCCAAGGTATTCCACAGATTGCCGTGGTGATGGGCTCTTGTACCGCAGGTGGTGCCTATGTTCCGGCCATGGCCGATGAAACCATTATGGTGCGCAACCAAGCGACTATTTTCTTAGCTGGCCCGCCATTAGTGAAAGCTGCAACCGGTGAAGTAGTAACCGCTGAAGAATTGGGCGGCGCTGATACTCACTGCCGTATTTCAGGCGTGGCAGACCACTATGCTGAAGATGATCACCATGCCTTAGCCTTGGCGCGGCGCTGTATTTCTAATCTTAACTGGAAAAAACTCGGTGAGATTCAAACCCGCGCCGTCCAAGCGCCGCTGTATGATGCCCAAGAGCTGTATGGCGTAATTCCAGCAGATGCTAAACAGCCTTTTGATGTGCGCGAAATCATTGCTCGTCTAGTTGATGGCAGCGAATTCGACGAGTTTAAAGCCTTATTTGGCACCACCTTGGTCTGCGGCTTTGCTCACTTACATGGTTATCCGGTAGCGATTCTTGCCAACAACGGCATCTTATTCGCTGAAGCGGCACAAAAAGGTGCACACTTTATTGAGTTAGCCTGTCAGCGCGGTATCCCCCTGATCTTCTTACAAAACATCACTGGCTTTATGGTCGGTAAAAAATACGAAGAAGGCGGAATTGCTAAACACGGCGCTAAATTAGTCACTGCGGTTGCTTGCGCCCAAGTACCTAAGTTCACCGTATTAGTGGGTGGCAGCTTTGGTGCCGGTAACTATGGTATGTGTGGTCGCGCCTACGACCCACGCTTTTTATGGATGTGGCCCAATGCACGCATTGGCGTAATGGGTGGCGAGCAAGCCGCTGGGGTATTGGCTCAGGTTAAGCGCGAGCAAACCGAGCGTGCCGGCGGTACGTTATCGGCTGAAGAAGAAGCAGCCATTAAACAACCGATTTTAGAGCAGTACGAGCGTCAAGGTCACCCTTACTACTCTAGCGCCCGCTTATGGGATGACGGTGTGATTGATCCCGCACAAACCCGTGAAGTGTTAGGCCTAGCCTTATCCGCCACCCTCAATGCACCGATTGAGCCGACCAAGTTCGGCGTCTTCCGCATGTAA
- a CDS encoding gamma-carboxygeranoyl-CoA hydratase, whose protein sequence is MAYQEIQLERGEHGIATLWLNRPEKNNAFNAGVISELIAALAEIKQDPSIRLMVLRGRGKHFSAGADLGWMKASAQLDYEANLADSHELGELMHQLYHLPQPTLAVVQGAAFGGAVGLIACCDMAIGAEDAVICLSEVRIGLAPAVISPFVVKALGQRAARRYALTAERFSGSQAAKLGLLAESYPAAELEQALNQWLDNLRQNSPQAMAATKQLLIEVAEGKIDAATRAKTEQTIAALRVSPEGQEGLNSFFDKRSPSWQETR, encoded by the coding sequence ATGGCTTATCAAGAAATACAATTAGAACGCGGTGAGCATGGGATTGCGACCCTATGGCTAAATCGTCCAGAAAAAAATAATGCTTTCAACGCCGGAGTCATCAGTGAACTGATTGCTGCACTGGCTGAAATCAAGCAAGACCCAAGCATTCGCTTAATGGTGTTGCGTGGCCGTGGTAAGCACTTCTCCGCAGGCGCGGATTTAGGCTGGATGAAAGCCTCCGCCCAGTTGGACTATGAGGCTAACCTTGCTGACTCCCACGAACTCGGCGAGCTGATGCATCAGCTCTATCACCTGCCCCAGCCAACCTTGGCAGTGGTGCAAGGCGCTGCCTTTGGTGGCGCGGTTGGCTTAATTGCCTGCTGTGATATGGCAATTGGCGCCGAGGATGCAGTGATTTGCCTCTCGGAAGTACGCATTGGTCTAGCGCCGGCAGTGATTAGCCCCTTTGTAGTGAAAGCCCTCGGCCAGCGTGCCGCGCGCCGCTATGCCCTAACCGCTGAGCGCTTTAGTGGCAGCCAAGCTGCAAAACTTGGCTTGCTAGCAGAAAGCTACCCAGCCGCTGAGTTAGAGCAAGCGCTAAACCAATGGCTCGATAATCTACGCCAAAATAGCCCCCAGGCGATGGCCGCCACCAAACAGCTATTGATCGAAGTCGCTGAAGGCAAAATTGATGCCGCAACCCGTGCTAAAACCGAACAAACCATTGCAGCTTTACGCGTCAGCCCTGAAGGGCAAGAAGGCTTAAATTCCTTCTTTGATAAACGCTCACCTTCTTGGCAGGAGACACGCTAA
- a CDS encoding acetyl/propionyl/methylcrotonyl-CoA carboxylase subunit alpha: MNRHIDTLLIANRGEIACRIMKTANAQGLKTVAVHSEIDRDARHARMADIRYNLGGAKPADSYLLIDKIIEAAKATGAQAIHPGYGFLAENSDFAQAIEDAGLIFLGPPASAIIAMGSKSAAKSLMEEAGVPLVPGFHGDEQDYETFRAASERIGYPVLLKATAGGGGKGMKVVEKESELKEALESAQREAKSAFGDPKMLVEKYVLKPRHVEIQIFADMHGNCVYLNERDCSIQRRHQKVVEEAPAPGLTPELRQAMGEAAVKAAQAIGYVGAGTVEFLLDARGEFFFMEMNTRLQVEHPITELITGQDLVAWQIRIARGEALPLTQAQIPLNGHAIEVRLYAEDPDNDFLPATGTLNLYREPAAGEGRRVDSGIEEGDSISPFYDPMIGKLIAWGENREEARQRLLSMLAETRISGVRTNLAFLSRILAHPAFAAAELDTDFIPRHEQDLFITPSELPNEFWQLAGKAWALTQADRVRHDDPTSPWATASGWRSAQPQRYVLNLQTGEQQQKVVVTDAELANASITGDQLVLEQAGIRQRFPALRVNHTLYLEWRGELHAITEVDFIAQAAAGSQQQGGLTAPMNGSIVRVLVEPGQAVEEGATLVVLEAMKMEHSIRAPHAGTVQNIFCAEGDMVTDGMVLVELDGGE; this comes from the coding sequence ATGAACCGTCACATTGATACTTTATTAATTGCCAACCGCGGTGAGATTGCTTGCCGCATCATGAAAACCGCTAATGCCCAAGGGTTAAAAACCGTGGCGGTTCACAGTGAAATTGACCGTGATGCCCGTCATGCGCGCATGGCTGATATTCGCTACAACCTAGGCGGCGCTAAACCTGCCGACAGCTACTTATTAATTGACAAAATCATTGAAGCGGCAAAAGCCACTGGCGCTCAAGCGATTCACCCAGGCTATGGCTTCTTAGCTGAGAACAGCGACTTTGCCCAAGCGATTGAAGATGCCGGCCTGATTTTTCTTGGCCCACCTGCCAGCGCGATTATCGCCATGGGCAGCAAATCTGCGGCGAAAAGCCTTATGGAAGAAGCCGGCGTGCCTTTGGTTCCAGGCTTCCATGGTGATGAGCAAGACTACGAAACCTTCCGCGCGGCTTCTGAGCGTATCGGCTACCCAGTGCTATTAAAAGCAACCGCTGGCGGTGGCGGTAAAGGCATGAAGGTGGTTGAGAAAGAATCTGAGCTCAAAGAAGCACTAGAATCCGCTCAACGTGAAGCTAAATCAGCTTTTGGCGATCCCAAAATGCTGGTCGAGAAATATGTGCTCAAGCCACGCCACGTAGAAATTCAAATTTTTGCCGATATGCACGGCAACTGCGTGTACCTCAATGAGCGTGACTGCTCGATTCAACGCCGCCACCAAAAAGTGGTAGAGGAAGCGCCAGCTCCAGGCTTAACCCCAGAACTACGCCAAGCTATGGGTGAGGCGGCAGTCAAAGCAGCACAAGCCATTGGTTACGTGGGTGCCGGTACCGTTGAGTTCCTATTGGATGCCCGTGGTGAATTCTTCTTTATGGAGATGAACACCCGCCTCCAGGTTGAGCACCCGATTACCGAACTGATCACTGGGCAAGATTTAGTTGCTTGGCAGATTCGTATCGCCCGCGGTGAAGCACTGCCGCTGACCCAAGCGCAAATTCCATTAAATGGTCATGCCATTGAAGTGCGTCTCTATGCTGAAGATCCAGACAATGATTTCTTACCTGCAACCGGTACCTTAAATCTCTACCGTGAGCCGGCCGCTGGTGAAGGTCGCCGTGTGGATAGTGGTATCGAAGAAGGTGACAGCATTTCACCCTTCTATGACCCAATGATTGGCAAGCTGATTGCTTGGGGCGAGAACCGTGAAGAAGCACGTCAACGTTTACTGTCGATGCTGGCTGAAACCCGTATTTCTGGAGTGCGTACTAACCTTGCGTTCCTCAGTCGTATTCTGGCGCACCCAGCGTTTGCCGCAGCTGAGCTGGATACCGACTTTATCCCGCGTCACGAACAAGACTTATTTATTACTCCAAGCGAGCTACCAAACGAGTTCTGGCAGTTAGCGGGTAAAGCTTGGGCACTCACGCAAGCAGACCGCGTACGTCACGATGACCCTACCTCGCCTTGGGCAACTGCTTCGGGCTGGCGCAGCGCGCAACCTCAGCGTTATGTACTTAACCTGCAAACTGGTGAACAACAGCAAAAGGTCGTGGTCACTGATGCCGAGCTAGCCAATGCCTCCATCACTGGCGATCAGCTGGTGCTTGAGCAAGCAGGTATTCGCCAGCGTTTCCCAGCACTACGCGTTAACCACACGCTCTATTTAGAGTGGCGTGGTGAACTGCACGCCATCACTGAAGTCGACTTTATTGCCCAAGCAGCTGCTGGCTCTCAGCAACAAGGTGGCCTCACGGCACCGATGAACGGCAGTATTGTGCGGGTCTTAGTTGAGCCGGGCCAAGCGGTAGAAGAAGGTGCCACCTTAGTGGTACTAGAAGCCATGAAGATGGAGCACAGTATTCGTGCCCCGCATGCTGGCACGGTACAAAATATCTTCTGTGCCGAAGGCGATATGGTCACCGATGGCATGGTACTCGTCGAGTTAGACGGAGGTGAGTAA
- a CDS encoding hydroxymethylglutaryl-CoA lyase — MSFPSHVRLVEVGPRDGLQNEKQPISVADKVALIDALSDSGLAYIEAGSFVSPKWVPQMAGSADVFAQIQSTDRVTYAALTPNMQGFEAAMAAGVREVAVFAAASESFSQKNINCSISDSLKRFEPVMEAAKQHGVRVRGYVSCVLGCPYEGEIAPNEVVSVANALYQMGCYEISLGDTIGVGTPHKAAALFNAVAKDIPRSALAGHFHDTYGQALANIYASLYEGIAVFDSSVAGLGGCPYAKGASGNVATEDVLYMLNGLGINTGVELDKVIAAGLQISQVLGRETGSRVARAWQPKAQ, encoded by the coding sequence ATGAGTTTCCCCTCGCATGTTCGTTTAGTTGAAGTCGGTCCACGGGATGGCCTACAAAACGAGAAGCAACCAATTAGCGTCGCCGATAAGGTGGCGCTAATTGATGCCCTAAGTGACAGTGGCTTAGCCTATATTGAAGCGGGCAGCTTTGTGTCACCCAAATGGGTGCCACAAATGGCCGGTAGCGCCGATGTGTTTGCACAAATCCAAAGCACCGACCGCGTAACCTATGCGGCACTCACACCCAATATGCAAGGGTTTGAGGCCGCAATGGCAGCAGGCGTGCGCGAAGTAGCGGTGTTTGCCGCGGCTTCCGAGTCATTTTCGCAAAAGAATATTAACTGCTCTATCAGTGACAGCCTCAAACGCTTTGAGCCGGTAATGGAAGCCGCTAAGCAACACGGCGTTCGAGTCCGCGGCTATGTTTCTTGTGTGCTCGGCTGCCCCTATGAGGGAGAGATTGCCCCAAACGAAGTGGTCTCAGTAGCCAATGCACTGTATCAAATGGGCTGCTATGAAATTTCTTTAGGTGACACCATTGGCGTAGGCACACCCCATAAAGCAGCGGCGCTGTTTAATGCGGTGGCTAAAGATATTCCGCGCTCAGCATTAGCCGGTCATTTCCATGACACCTATGGCCAAGCGCTGGCCAATATTTATGCCAGCTTGTACGAAGGTATTGCCGTATTTGATAGCTCAGTGGCTGGCTTAGGCGGCTGCCCATACGCCAAAGGTGCAAGCGGCAACGTGGCCACTGAAGATGTACTCTATATGCTCAATGGCTTAGGTATTAATACCGGTGTGGAGCTAGATAAAGTTATCGCCGCCGGCTTACAAATTAGTCAGGTGTTAGGTCGTGAAACCGGTTCGCGGGTCGCACGGGCTTGGCAACCAAAGGCACAATAA
- a CDS encoding CoA transferase subunit A, translated as MNKVYASAAEALAGVIEDGMTLAVGGFGLCGIPEALIDALRDTGKKELTAISNNAGVDGFGLGKLLETRQIKKMISSYVGENKEFERQFLAGELELEFTPQGTLAEKLRAGGAGIPAFFTKTGYGTLVAEGKETREFDGEWYVMERSLVADVGLVKAWKADKSGNLMFNKTARNFNPLAAMASKLCIVEVEEIVEIGELDADQIHLPGVYVQRIVLNATPEKRIEQRTVRS; from the coding sequence ATGAACAAAGTATATGCATCTGCCGCCGAAGCCTTGGCGGGCGTAATTGAAGACGGTATGACCTTAGCCGTAGGTGGCTTTGGTTTATGTGGAATTCCCGAAGCGTTAATTGATGCGCTACGCGATACGGGTAAAAAAGAGCTCACCGCGATTAGTAACAACGCGGGCGTAGATGGTTTTGGTTTGGGTAAGTTACTGGAAACCCGTCAAATCAAAAAAATGATCTCTTCCTATGTTGGTGAAAACAAAGAGTTCGAGCGCCAGTTTTTAGCAGGCGAGCTCGAGCTCGAGTTCACTCCTCAAGGCACACTGGCAGAAAAATTGCGCGCCGGAGGTGCGGGTATTCCAGCGTTCTTTACGAAAACCGGTTACGGCACCTTAGTGGCTGAAGGTAAAGAAACTCGCGAGTTTGATGGCGAGTGGTATGTCATGGAGCGCTCATTAGTAGCGGATGTGGGCTTAGTCAAAGCCTGGAAAGCCGATAAGTCCGGCAACCTAATGTTTAATAAAACCGCCCGCAACTTTAACCCACTGGCAGCTATGGCCTCTAAGTTATGCATTGTTGAAGTGGAAGAAATTGTTGAAATTGGCGAATTAGATGCTGACCAAATCCATTTACCTGGTGTTTATGTGCAGCGCATTGTATTAAACGCCACCCCAGAAAAACGCATTGAACAACGTACGGTAAGGAGCTAA